The stretch of DNA CAAATGCCGTCGACATCTTCGTGACATTTGCACATTGTGAGAAGAGACCTAGATAATGTAAATGCACGCTACAAACCAAAATTTGGCTGCATCACCCTGTATAAACCATTTGTGTTATATTAGATCAGACCTGTTTTAACTTAGACAATTGCTTCACAAGTAAAAGTGGCTCATCGTGGGCAGAAGGAAGATCCGTTGACTCAAACATATCTTCCTTTTAGCGCAAAGTTTACGCCTACTTGTTATAACCTGCCTGTGGAAATCAAGGAGTTTGTGGTTAGCAAAGGAAAACCATAGCATAGGAATTTATACCAACAGAAGGGGTCAAATATAATTTTTACATGGGGTTTCCCGTGATTGGTCAGATACTACCAGGCATAGTTCTCTTAAGAACTTGCTTTCCCAGGTATATATCCAAGTAACCCTGTAAGACAAGATTTTGTAGATTGTTTAGAGGAGTACAACAAAACTAatccctccgatccatattacttGTTGCTCAGATGGattgagcgacaagtaatatggatcggagggagtagcATTCTTGCTATAAACAGGAAGAGCATAGGCTACCACCTGAACGAGTTGTTCTACACTCTGAGATTCCTCTGCAAAAAACCTAAAGATGGCTGCTTCTGTACGAGGCACCTTTGGGCCCAATGTCAAGGCCACTTTATCCACGGCTTTCCTCGCTATAATTTTGTGGACCTCACGAGATAAGAGGCCTTCTTCCCACAGAGGCCTTAAGATATTTTTTATGAATTCGCCGAGGGCACATTTGAATGCTGTGATACTTTCTTCATCAGTACTTAGTTTTGGTGGGCCACTATGTGAATCACAGATCCGCGAACCATTTGCAATCTCACTTTCGTAAATTCCTCCACTAAATTCATTCTTTTCAGATTGTTTAAACTGTTTTCCCTGCACAGCAGTCCCACTAAAGGCTGAAAAGCACTGACTTGTATCCTCCCCAGTTGCCTGATTAATCGCTTCCTTTGCACTATGTGAATCAGAGATCCGTGACCCATTTGCAACCGTTCTTGTGCAACTTCCTCCGACAAATTCATTCTCTGGTTGCTTAAACTGTTTTTCCTGCACAGCAGTCCCACTAAAGGCTGAAAAGCTCTGACTAGTATCCTGCCCAGTTGCCTGATTAACCGCTCCCTTTGCACTATGTGAATCAGAGATCCGTGAACCATTTGCAACCGTTCTTGCACAAATTCCTCCGACAAATTCATTCTTCTCTGGTTGCTTAAACTGTTCTTCCTGCACAGCAGGCCCACTAAAGGCGGAAAAGCTCTGACTAGTATCCTGCCCAGTTGCCTGATTAACCACGCCCTTTGCACTATGTGAATCAGAGATCCGTGAACCATTTGCAACCGTTTTTGCGCAAATTCCTCCGACAAATTCATTCTTCTCTGGTTGCTTAAACTGTTCTTCCTGCACAGCAGGCCCACTAAAGGCAGAAAGGCTCGGACAAGCATCATGTGGTTCCGAACCGTGCCCAGTTACTTGATTAATCACTTCTTGAGATGCCTCGAATTCTTCTTCATCTGCGATCATACCAGGCAAACAATTTAAGTCTGGTATTGTAAAACGTGGGGTGCAATCAGCTGGTCTAGCAACGTCAGGTATTTttatgccaacatcagataggcAGGAAATCTGTCGATTTGATGTCACTTCAAGAACTCCAGGTGGCTGATAATCTTCCTTTGTTCCTTTATCATTTTCAGAGTCTGCCAGAGATAAAGACACTTGCCTCTTTCTTCTGCAATTCATGGTATCTTGTCGGATGTCTCTGCAATCACCACCACTGGAACAAATTTTTATGACTCTGCAGTCAGTTCCACTGGAGCAATTGACAGACTTCTTCCCTTTCTCCAATTCTAAAGTAGTTTTACTGCACTGATTGGAACACTCTGACCCACACACCTTCACATTACCATCATCAGGAGGGCAAACTGCAAGACTTTTTTGATCCAGCAGTGTTGGACCTGTTATCAAACTGGGCATTTGTTCAAACCATTTGGGACCATTGCCTTGTGCTGCTTTCCTTTTAATTTCACAGCCGATGCCCAGTTTATATTTTCTCCCATCATCCAAATGATTGTCAGTCTCGTGCTGAGAAACATTCCGATACACACTACTATCAGGATAAGTAGCTGCTTGATCTACCTTACTAATATCTGCCCAGTTGTTCCGTCTAGTTTGTTTCTTGCTAGTATCAGAACAACTGTTCTGACTAGTTTGTATCATGCCATTTGGATGAACAGTTGATGGTAGACAGCATGGAAGTTTATTCTCTTCCTTTTGCTGCATGATTTCACCTGGATGTGGTTCTTGCAAAACCTCCAGATTGCACTTCAGCCCTTGCTTGGCTGAGCTTTTGTTGTAGTTTGTACCACTGAGGCATCTCAAGGGCTGCTCTGTATTTATCATTGCTCTTCCCTCACCACGGTTTTGTACTCCATCAAGCGACGTTGCACCTCTACATTTTTGGGAATTCTCCAATTCAGTATCATTTTCAGCCGCACTTTCTGAGTTCCCAGAAGCACTCTCAGATGCATTGAcattttcatcatcactttctGAGCTACAAGAAGAAGCAGACCATTCATGCCCCGCAGTACCTGTTTGATCTAGTTTTTtagcttcagcactgctttccttccttaatcttcttcttctccaaatatCTAGACATTCGCGAAGTAATTCAGAATGAGAAGTATTATCAGCTTGCTTTGTATGCATGCCCTTCTCCATATGAGTGACTGAGAGATTCTGCAGGTTACGTGTCGAAACGTCTCCAGTTCTTGTGTTTCGAGGTCTTTTGGTACAACCAACAACACTTGGCTGCTTGTCAGATACTAATTTCATGTTGCTACTCCCTTTTGGCTCATTTGATGAAGCAATGGTTTTGCTGCTGTACTTGGGACATAACACATGTGAGTTTTCATTAGACTTTGTTGAGCCACAGCATGTAGCAGCAGCGGTCCGAATATTCTTCATTAGATGGCAGTTCCCTTCTGCTCCATTATGATCTACTTCATCGTTTGTTTCAGCATTTTTCTCCCAATTGTCATTTCTCATCGTATCAGAACCACTATGATGTACCTCATGATGCAGATGCTCATCTTGCTCACGACGTGAACATATTCCTTTACGGTGCCCCTCATAAATCATACGCTTCTTAGCTTTCTCTCCGGCCAGCGGACCTCCATACCTTTTGTGTCTACTGTTCTCAGCTTCCTGTTCAAACGGTTGTTCTCCAGATCTTGTCTGCCGACTGCTTCTCCCATGTTTACCAACACAAGGCACACTGGAATTGTTTTTCTGAGAACTCCATCTTGCCGGTTTTGTTTTTAACCTCTTGCCATGATAAGCATTCCTGCAATTTCTAATGCCCAACCTATCATGAAAATCCTCACGGAGTGGAAGCTCAGGTTGCCTAGGATGGATAGTGcgcagtttttttgaattttttatagTGTGCAATTTCTTAAATGGCTTCTTGGTGTAAGCTTTCCTTTGTTCATCCCTATGAAGCAACCGACTAGCTGAGGTGTGATCAGGATTATTGTCAGTGTAGAAACTGTCCATGTAAGCCCGATGCCGTGCTTCATCTATCTCAGAAAAATGGTCAACTGGAAAGTAAGATGGCAGATATTGGTCCGCTTGATAAGGTCCATTCTGAGTGCTACTTCCCCCATTAAACTGACAAACCTTGCCAAGGGTTACCATATCATGAATATGTCCATCGGCCCCTTTTGCATAATCACAAACACGATCAAAGGATGGACTAGTCCTCTCAGTCCTGCAATATAAGAAATATAAATCATTAAAGGCCTCCTGATCAAGAAATTCGAAATAATTGGAATAGGAAAAATACAGGAATGAGACGTCGCATACTACGGATTTTTTAAAGATGCCTTCCAATGATTCGTAAGAAAAATAAATGCATGTCATTTTGAGGAATGAAAAGGGAGTGGAAAGTGGAAACAGATAGAGCGACAGCCAATTGAACTTCTAAAAAATTAAATGAGGTTTGATGTCACGTTGGTTTTCTTATGGAATCGAGGTCATAGGAAAAAATTACATAAGAAATTTGACGGCCCCAATCATAAGATCCAAAGGGCCCTTATCGGAAAACCATTTTTAAAGCTTGGAGAGTACTCCAAAACTAGATGATACCCCACACGTTGTTGCGGGGATTGCTTCCAATATATTCAATGAGACTTTGTTATATGAATAtgaattttttgaataataatatAAGACTGAAAGTGAAAATACATATGATTATGTATAGTATAACTAAAAATATATTGAATAGTAGCATAATATAATTAAAGCATTTGAGCCATTTTGCATGTATGGTTGCATGTTGAGGTGGGTCTTTTCCCATGCATGATTGAATGTTGAGATAAATATGTTAGTGGGGATCACCTACTTAGTTGTACAGGATTCTTATGAAAAAACCAACAACAAAGGTCTAAATGGTACAAAATGCATCCATCATTGAAAATTCCTGTAGCAGTTACCAAATATTCTACCTTATCTCTGAATCATGGAATTCCATCAAGAAAGATACGTGTAAAGCTGAATAACATGATGACCATGACATGAAAAAGTTAACACACAGGGTACCTCAAGTTTGCACTGCTATGGGGTTGCTCCCTTGTTGCTTGTTCTCTTTGACGAAGGGTTAACTGCTGCCAATCATATTGCTCACTGCAGCTATATCCTCCCGAAATGAATCCAAAGGGTAGCCTATTTGAACCCATTAATTCCGCAGCTGATGAAATGAGATGACACTAGCAATGCTCACCCCTATATCATATAGATGAGACCGAGAAGTTGTTGTATTCTTACTTCCTGTTGTAAAGCTTCcggaaaacaaaaaaatgagaatGAATTCAGCTCAAAAGTGCTGCCAGTTGAAGGAAAGTCTGAATTAACCATAAGAGATAAAATTTCAAAAGTTAAACTGTATAAAAAGGAGGCACCTACCAATAAGATCTTATCACCATATCCGATTCTGCATGATTTATGCTTCCATTAGCCCTTTCACACTTTGTGCTTTCTACCTAGCAACAATTACAACACAATCATTAGATGGTTTCCTGCAACACATCGCCTGCTAGACCATATAGCAGATCAAATTGCAGGTCCCTTTCAAGGATTATACTTTCTGGGCCCTATTTCCAAAACTGAATCCTACACTATCAGCACCAGGAAACAGTTAGGGGTGCAATTAAATAATGGAAGTGCCTGGTCAAAAAAGAAATTTCAGTAATATGACTACAAGATATCTATGATCTAAGAACAAATACATAGGCATCGCATAAAGCATGTGTAAGTTATGTTCCTAATTGCTTATTTTGCATTGCAAAATATTGTTGGAATTATTGTGACCAGATCATTGCTGAAACTAGATTGCGAGACGattttgttaacgaggttcagcACGACTACGGGTGCTCCTCCCCACATATGAAATCAACATGATACACCGAAGACAAAGGACAGCATCTCGACCACCACTCCACGCCCGGTTTGGTCATCCCTACCCCAGGCGCCTGGACCACCCCCGTTGTGATCTTGGGCCTGTTTGGATCACAGTCGGGAGCAGCCTTACCAAATTTTTGGTCGTTGACTGACTGGTTGGTGTATATTGGTCTGAAGCCAATTTTTTGGATATACGCCAAAGTTTTGGTTGGCCTTCAGTTCTATGCTGGTTCGTTGGCGAGCCCACGGCGGTAAATCTTGCGCCAAAAAGTTGGCGAGCCGTGATTTGGCAAGGCAGCCACAGGCAGCATCCAAACAGGCCCCTTGTATCTAGCCTACCAGCTTCGTCTTTTGGCTACCTCGCCGTGGCGTTACATATTTGGCTCGGGTTACATGCATTCAACTCGAACATCTAATTCTCCGCATACACCAAGTCCAGCTGTAACCTTGTACACATATTCAACACCAATTCCAATGAACATCATACCAGTAATGTCTAAATACTGGCATCATGCTTAATTCTTTGATCATTCAACGAATATATGATCTTGTATCTAGCCTACCAGCTTCGCGTTTTGGCTACCTCGCCGTGGCGTTACATATTAGACCCCAGGTTGCATGCTTTCAACTCAAACATCTAACTCTCCGCATATGCCAAGTCCAACTGTATAACCTAGTACACATATTTGACACCAATTCCAACAAGCACCATACCTGTGAAGTCTGAATACTGGCAGCATGCTTAATTCTTTAATCATACCTGGAAAGTCTAAATACCTGTATCTTATGTTGGTAGATATTTAAAGGCATATATAACCTGAACCTACATATGCTACTGTCCTTGCCTCTTCCATAGGGAATTAAATCAATGTAACCAAAATAGTAGAAATGGTCCTCAAAAGTCAGCTAGCAATACATGATAGATTTTCAATAAAAATTCATGTGTGCTGCAAAACAAATGACAAATCATAAACCGAAAGTAAAGAGATCAAAAGCTACTCTAGTGCTGCTCACGTAAGCTTCATTACTATTGGGTTTCATTGTCATCGTATAGGTTGAGTTTAAACGTGTTTCATGTGATGGTAAGCACTATCAGAACataagttttgggattcttttagCTAACTCAATGCTCAAAATAAACTAAGTGAATAGGACCTAGCCAATGGTTTGCATAAGATACATTCCCATGTGTGTTCTATAAATTGTCTGCATTGCAAACTAATATACACCGCAACAACTAAATGCATTTATAACTGTTTTGTTTTGTGTGCAAAGGACTTTGTACAAACTATCTGGACTAACCGAATCACCTTTTTCCAAGACTTTGTGCTATTGCAACCATTTTTTAGACTACCAATCGTGTGATAGGGTTAAGTAAATTCAGTCATCCGTCTCAGAATGCTATTGAGACAATATTCGCAATCAGTTCTAATCAGTAGTTCTACAACATTGTCCGGCTGAAAATTATCACTGCCTTGTTGATTGCATAAACAACATAGATGACTTTGGAGTTAAAGTTGGCTAAGTTACTCTCATAGTTCGCTGGTAATTTTTTTAGCACACTGAAATTACTTCTAATAAACATACTGATCATACTGCGTTAATTAATATTTATGTAAACAACCATGATCAAGTTCGCCACACGACAGAGAATTCACTTGAAACGTACTCTCTACAATAATATTTAACAGGCAATGGAGATTTAGATCCCCAGTATTTTTACAAACACAGTAATAAATTAATCCATGAGCATTCCTATCAAGAATGCTCTAGTGAAAATCATGTTAATTTTCATCCAAAAAAGATATGAGCAGACCATAATTGTGAAAATAGTTTGCAGTTGTCAGAGAGAAGGGTAACACAATGAAGCGAATAATGGTTATGCAACTAACTAATCAGCAGTTAACATATTATACGCTCATAGCCTCATACTAGTCAATTCAATTCAATTTCAAATTGGAAAAATAATATTATTTAGTATTCTTTTACTATGGCCGAAAGAATAATTAAGCACAACATAAATTATGTTCACAGTTACAAGACTATGTTGCTGCACAACATTATATACCATGAAGTTTACTGAACAGAGGGAATAAACCTTCCTTTTCCTTCTTTATAATCAAGAAGAAAAGACATTCAGTTAATAAAGAAATAATCAATTAAACTATGAAAGACTATCGTGTGATCTCTACAAATAGGCTGTTTTTACAACAAACTATTCACAACGAAAGCATCACTATCTAAATATAAAAGCACAATTTTTATCCATCCGCAGGTAAGGATGCCATCCGAAATCTCATTTGGCCATCCATTTATCATTGACTGGGAGATTGGATTACAATCCGAGGAGCAAAGTTTATGTATCATTGTGTGAGTGAAGCATTATATTGGTTACTCTGCAAAGCTGATCCAATAGAACCATATTATGTTCCTTGTGctcaaaattcaaaaaaaaaaatgTAGACCATTGGGTGATCTATCTAGGAGGTGCTTCGAAAACAAGCGGGAGTCACCAGCTGGAATAAAGAGGTGTCCTATCCCAACCACCCCCTAGTACATATATATGAATTCAATGTTCATACCTGTCTCTTCCTTGCCCTAACTAAACAGATTCCATGTCTTCTGCCACCACCAAATACTAGCAAATGAACGACCAGCAGTGTCAGTGTCAGCGTTGTGTTGGCGACAATTTCTCTTTCCTCTTTTGAGTTTCCACCTCACTCATCTACCGGGGGCAATTAAATCTGGCAGCACGAATGCTGGGAAGGTGAGTCTGGCAGTGGCGCAACCGGCACCTCAACTCCAGCCTGTAAACACACCTCACGGGGCCGGATCATGACGGACCACTGCAGCACTGCCATTGAACGCCTAGCCTTATACTCCAATATAAATTAGCACTACAAACTCAACGCCGTGCACTCAGTCTCACAAGTAGAACAGTCAAGCGAGGGAAGCGTCGATATGCACAAAACGAGTTAGTTGAGCAACATAAAGGGTGCTGCACCTTGTGACCACATTGCATTGCAAGCACAAAGAAAGCGTTTGCCAATATGTAACATCAATCAGCTACTGTTGTTTTGAAGTTAAAATTAAAATTCCAATTGAGGCCAAACAGACATGACGACCGGATCTCAGGGGTGAAATATTTTTACCTTCACCCAGCAAAAGATGGCTGTGTCTGGAAATTTGTCCTGGCGTCAAGTCCTGACGCGTGACAAATTAACCTGCAAACAGTAAGATTAGAAATCAGAAGGAGTAGCAGGGCCTATTATCGCGACCCTACGTACAGCGCCACCATCTATTTTCAATGGTTTTAAGTCCTCGTTGACTCGAATTCGaactcttctttattatattgtCGGGAGTGGTTCAAAGTCCTCTTAGGATCGAATTTGTGTCCGTACTTACTACTCGGAATTTCTCTTCCGCATTTCCTTGGGGAAAAAACTCGAAATAGAACTCGGAACATAGAATGCAAAGGAGGAGATTTTACAGGAAAGAATACATCAGAACGGCAAAAATAAATCGATCTTTTAGGGGGGAAAGAGCGCAAAGAACCGAAAATCTGGACACGTGGAAGGGGGCGGGGTGGAGGGGGTGTGGGGAGAAGAACGCGAAGAACTAGAGCGATCCGCGGCGCCATTGTTGCGCCGGAAAGTAAACCCTCAAAACCCTAACATCAGCATTGCGTCAAGAGTGATTAAAGAAAGACGGGGACGATCGCCCTTACCATCACAATGCAGCGCGCGCAATCTTTTCTGGGGAGGAACCTTGGAGAGCGCTGCCGCCGACGGGGAGGACGAGAAGCAGGGGGTGGCGGCGGAGACCAACGAAGAGAGCAGGGAATCGAGCGAGCGCCGGGGATTAGCTCTGTGAGACCAAAGGGGGGCGGAGAGAGAGGAGACGTGCGGGAGGAAGGCGGTCGCGTGCGTCGACATTCGGGCCCCCCTTAGTCACGTCGCTACGCCGGGTCTCCGCGCAATTTTGCCCAGTAAAAAACAGTACCATGACCAAGAACTGGGCATTACTAGCCGGACGATCTATTCTACTCctttcgttcctaaatatttgtttttttaaAATTTCATTCAAATAGACTATCACATACGAatatatatagtcatattttagagtatagattcatttattttgctccgtatgtagtcacggagggagtagttctttTGGTATTTATTTTAGTAGTTTTTGGGGGGGCTTATTTGAGGCTTTTAAATTAAGCTAGGTAGGGGCGGGCAAACTTATTTCCATAGCCCCAAATAAGCCACATCATCTGATTCGTTCAGGTCGTCTTTGCTACTTGTATGTTGTCTTCTTCGTCACTTGACCGTGTGATTCGTGTCTCACCATGACGACGAGGGTCCATGATGCGTTGGTCGACAACGCCTACGACCCCCTTTGAATGTGTTTGGTTACCTACATcaatttttcttcttcttttgcaTTTGTGGTTATATGGGCCTACCCAAGGTAATGTAGGCTGAAAACCATGTTCTACACATTGTTTTGTTGGTTGCCTGCATATTGCCCCTGCATCATGGCAACAATTTTTCCCCTTGTGTTTGGCTACCTGCGTATGGATGTtctgatgcaaagcacgttgtttGGTTGCACACATAGATCGGTTCTAGTAATCTTGCATCCTACTTGGCGAGCTTACCATCTACCATCCTAGGAAATGCTCACTCCATTACATATGATCGCAGCTATCACATGAGTAAAACAACACTAGAATGatgcaagttattgatgatgtgtgacaagttattgatgatgctacttctgctatgaatgatgcttatgatgatgctaatACTTTGCTTGATGATAATGTGCCACTAGATGAATTTCTTGATAGACAACTTGCTAGAGCTAAAGACATTGAGAATGCTGAAACTGATGAAATTACATAAACTGATGAAGTTATTGAAACTGAGAATTATGAAACACCTATTAGGCCTAGCTCTaatagatatgaattgcctgaaATACCTGAGGGTTATTGCTGTCGCTTGAACTATGTCGGTATTCCCcgaaagaggaagggatgatgcagcacaattACGGTAGGCATTttcctcagttatgaaaccaaggtatcaatccagtaggagaaccaagcaacacagtgtaaacggtacctgcacacaaagaataaatacttgcaacccgacgcttataaggggttgtcaatctctttTCGGGCAAGGACCCCAGAAATTGTCAAGTTGATGGGATGAAATTtgtgatagattggataaatagatcacGAATAAACgcgaaataaaagatgcaaataaaaagtgcagcaaggtatttttgggtttttgaaataatagatctagaaataaaagcaaataaaaaataGATCTCAAAGGAAAATTATAGATCGCAAAGCAAATATGCTAAAGAATAGATCCGGGGGTCATAactttcactagtggcttctctcaagaaatagcacacgatgggtaaacaaattattgttgggcaattgatagaaaatcaaatagttatgatgatatccaggcaatgatcaatatagaggcatcacgtccaagattagtagaccgactcctgtctgcatctactactgttactccacacatcgaccgctatccagcatgcatctagtgtactAAGTTAATGGAGAAACGGAGtcatgcaataagaatgatgacctGATGTAGAAGAGAtatattcatgtaggaatagcccccatcttgttatccttaatagcaacaatacatgtgtgtcttgctgccccttctgtcactgggaaagaacaccacacgatcgaacccatcacaaagcacctcttcccatggcacgaaaaattgatctagttggcctaactaaaccaaatatttgaataagaaatatgaggctataagtagtaatcatgcatataagagatcaaaaactcaaataactttcatggatatagatctgatcataaactcaaagttcatcagatcgcaacaaacacaccataaaaagaattacatcgaatagatctccaagaggccattgtattgagaatcaaaagagagaggaatccatctagctactacctacGGGCCCGTAcgtctatggtgaactactcacacatcatcagagaggcaccaatgaggatgatgaactcctccgtgatggtgtctagattggatcttgtggttctggcacctgcggcggctggaattgtgttttgtcgactcccttagggtttctggaatatttgggggtttatagggcgaagaggcggtgcgggaggccatcgaggtgggcacaacccatctgggcgcgtcttggtgggttgtgccccctcggggatCCCCTCCcgtacttctttggcccactggatgtcttctggttcaaaaaaattcttcaaaaagttttgttgtgtttggactccatttggtaatGATATTCTGCGACgttaaaaacaagcaaaaaacagcaactggcactgggcactatgccAATAGGTTGGTCCCataaaatgatataaagttgctataaaatgattgtaaaacatcccaGAATGATAttataacaacatggaataataaaaaattataaatacgttggagacgtatcagcatccccaagcttaattcttgctcgtcctcgagtaggtaaatgataaaaacagaatttttgatgtggaatgatgcctaacatgttcaggacatattcttttcttttgtagcatggacatttggacttttatatggttcaaagcaatagtctagttttgacatgaagatttcaatactccaacatatcaacaagcaaccatgtctttcaaaatatcaatactaaagaaagttatccctagcccatcatgctcaatcattggtCCATTCAcaaaacacactcgcatattagctacatcgAAGGCTCAAGTTTGATCATAGTgctccctagttggtgctttataagagaagatggaggctcaataaaaataaaaattgcataaagtaaatagaaaggcccttcgcagagggaagtagggatttgtagaggtgccagagctcaaagcttaaattgGGAGATAATTTTTTttagaggcatacttttcccgtCAATGAAAACGACCGAGTATTTCCAAcaatttccatgctagatatatcataggcggttcccgaACAAAAAAAGTTTgttcctttttccaccattctttcacaatccatggctagccgtatccacgggtgccttccataccaacactttctaagagatttattatttgacaacataaagtaaatttctttttcattttgggactgggcatccctattaccaccatactctcgtgcaatgacaagtgaataaacactcatcttgagaataacacatctaacatgacaaaaaatggccaccccctgccgcttcatgagcggtacgagcacacaaaaaggaaatttattttgaaaattagagatggcacatacaaattctCTTAGAACAGCATGGaaatactgcatataggtagtTATGATGGACTCATaaggcaaaactgggtttaaagATCTTGGATGCGCAActagtatttctacttagtatAAATGGAGTGATGCGGAGTATCccatggtcatccccatggacacTACCTCAACTAGCCAAGCTTTGATAGAGgaaaaggtgtcccgtctttcgatgagatggtgacTATCGTTTTGGAGAAAGTCGACTTTGAtgatctgactacgaacgtgcgaggacgtcacgccttagcaatcgctaaaccaactccgagaggttattgaccacgccggagcacgatcaacctgaccacgaaggtctgtttcctgcaggcaaatgaaaaacaagcaaaaaactaagattgcaatctggatattgagaatataagaggaaagctttattgatcaaaggtggggttctatgacgccTTTGTCTAgtcattgaacacaaacgaagtacgcgaagttgcagctatggcaaactttaatctaaac from Triticum urartu cultivar G1812 chromosome 3, Tu2.1, whole genome shotgun sequence encodes:
- the LOC125544290 gene encoding uncharacterized protein LOC125544290, yielding MGSNRLPFGFISGGYSCSEQYDWQQLTLRQREQATREQPHSSANLRTERTSPSFDRVCDYAKGADGHIHDMVTLGKVCQFNGGSSTQNGPYQADQYLPSYFPVDHFSEIDEARHRAYMDSFYTDNNPDHTSASRLLHRDEQRKAYTKKPFKKLHTIKNSKKLRTIHPRQPELPLREDFHDRLGIRNCRNAYHGKRLKTKPARWSSQKNNSSVPCVGKHGRSSRQTRSGEQPFEQEAENSRHKRYGGPLAGEKAKKRMIYEGHRKGICSRREQDEHLHHEVHHSGSDTMRNDNWEKNAETNDEVDHNGAEGNCHLMKNIRTAAATCCGSTKSNENSHVLCPKYSSKTIASSNEPKGSSNMKLVSDKQPSVVGCTKRPRNTRTGDVSTRNLQNLSVTHMEKGMHTKQADNTSHSELLRECLDIWRRRRLRKESSAEAKKLDQTGTAGHEWSASSCSSESDDENVNASESASGNSESAAENDTELENSQKCRGATSLDGVQNRGEGRAMINTEQPLRCLSGTNYNKSSAKQGLKCNLEVLQEPHPGEIMQQKEENKLPCCLPSTVHPNGMIQTSQNSCSDTSKKQTRRNNWADISKVDQAATYPDSSVYRNVSQHETDNHLDDGRKYKLGIGCEIKRKAAQGNGPKWFEQMPSLITGPTLLDQKSLAVCPPDDGNVKVCGSECSNQCSKTTLELEKGKKSVNCSSGTDCRVIKICSSGGDCRDIRQDTMNCRRKRQVSLSLADSENDKGTKEDYQPPGVLEVTSNRQISCLSDVGIKIPDVARPADCTPRFTIPDLNCLPGMIADEEEFEASQEVINQVTGHGSEPHDACPSLSAFSGPAVQEEQFKQPEKNEFVGGICAKTVANGSRISDSHSAKGVVNQATGQDTSQSFSAFSGPAVQEEQFKQPEKNEFVGGICARTVANGSRISDSHSAKGAVNQATGQDTSQSFSAFSGTAVQEKQFKQPENEFVGGSCTRTVANGSRISDSHSAKEAINQATGEDTSQCFSAFSGTAVQGKQFKQSEKNEFSGGIYESEIANGSRICDSHSGPPKLSTDEESITAFKCALGEFIKNILRPLWEEGLLSREVHKIIARKAVDKVALTLGPKVPRTEAAIFRFFAEESQSVEQLVQGYLDIYLGKQVLKRTMPGSI